The genomic segment GGTTCATGACCGGGCCGGTGTTTCCCCTCACCTGCTGGAAGCCCTGAAAAACGATTTAATCAACGTCATTTCCGAATACCTTGATATCGATACTACGGGGCTGGAGGTTAGCTTAAATCACGAAAATGATTCCGTGGCCCTGGTGGCCAATATCCCCATCCTCAGGGTCAAGCGCACCTTTAAAACCAGTCCGGAGACCGCCGTTAAAGCATAAAAGTATCCCCCGGATTTTGCCGGGGGATTTCCTTTTACCGCTATTTTGTTATAGCCCGGCCATGCTTGCTGTTATATAATAATTACGGCCCCTTATTATCATGACTATCATTGACTCCCGTGAAGGGCAGGGGAAATAATGTTGGAGCGCCGCCTCTGGCGTAATCTCGATTATTATTTTGTGGGTAGCATTATCACCCTGTTATTAATTAGCCTGGCTGTTCTTAGCAGCGCTGCGGCCAACGTAGCAACAGATCCCTATTATTATGTTAAAAAACAACTGATATGGATTTTTGTTGGCCTAGCAGGGTTGACCGCAGTATTACTTATCGATTACGGGCAACTGAAACGCTATCAGTATCCCCTGTATATCTTGAATCTAATTTTATTGTCCGCGGTTTTCTTCATTGGCCATGAAGCTAAGGGAGCCCAGCGCTGGATCAACCTGGGCCCTTTTCTCCTGCAGCCTTCCGAATTTGCCAAGACCATAACGGTCATTACCCTGGCCTGCTTCCTGGATAAACGCCGGGGCAAACTTAACCGCTGGCAGGATTTAATCGTACCCTTCGCCTATGTAGCTGTACCCATGCTGCTAATTTTAAAACAGCCCGACCTGGGTACGGCCCTGGTTTTGCTGGCCATCCTTTTTGGCATGTTGTATATAGGAGGGGCCAACCCCAGGCTGTTATTATTAATCTCCGGCGGCGGCCTCCTCCTGGTCGGACTGGCCCTTTACGCCCACTTCCATTTCGGCCTGCCCCTGCCCCTGCAGGATTACCAGCTGCGCCGGTTGGTGGTAGTCCTCAATCCCTATAACGACGGCCAGGGCGGTACCGGTGCCGGTTACCATGTCATCCAGTCCCAGATCGCCATCGGCTCCGGCGGGTGGTGGGGGGTCGGCTTTCGCCAGGGTTCCCAGGTGCAGCTCAATTTCCTGCCGGAACACCATACCGACTTTATCTTCTCAGTAGTCGGGGAAGAGCTGGGATTCGTTCGTACTGTGGGTATTCTTGCCCTTTATTTCTTGCTCCTCTACCGCATG from the Moorella sp. E308F genome contains:
- the rodA gene encoding rod shape-determining protein RodA, producing MLERRLWRNLDYYFVGSIITLLLISLAVLSSAAANVATDPYYYVKKQLIWIFVGLAGLTAVLLIDYGQLKRYQYPLYILNLILLSAVFFIGHEAKGAQRWINLGPFLLQPSEFAKTITVITLACFLDKRRGKLNRWQDLIVPFAYVAVPMLLILKQPDLGTALVLLAILFGMLYIGGANPRLLLLISGGGLLLVGLALYAHFHFGLPLPLQDYQLRRLVVVLNPYNDGQGGTGAGYHVIQSQIAIGSGGWWGVGFRQGSQVQLNFLPEHHTDFIFSVVGEELGFVRTVGILALYFLLLYRMIRIAAQAKDMFGALLVGGVVSMFTFHILVNVGMTIGIMPVTGIPLPLFSYGGSAMLANMLALGLVLNVNLRRQKILF
- the minE gene encoding cell division topological specificity factor MinE; translated protein: MLEFLLRFFGRDITASKKVAKERLRLVLVHDRAGVSPHLLEALKNDLINVISEYLDIDTTGLEVSLNHENDSVALVANIPILRVKRTFKTSPETAVKA